A portion of the Tachysurus fulvidraco isolate hzauxx_2018 chromosome 8, HZAU_PFXX_2.0, whole genome shotgun sequence genome contains these proteins:
- the mapta gene encoding microtubule-associated protein tau isoform X7, with the protein MDQQYDSFNSHSNHCDSGDAMANSVAGMTINDRHHGEQMENGISPMKEGLVDSAEAYGEAQPASAPADSNGQSAGGPTAQPKTDNDIEKRTLKAPPAKARLSSQKRPSNIVKNSSSALPPGTKAPGSRPYAAGTKIPAMTPPQSVKVDPKKQVKNGKESPKTPEASGQSSPGTPKSPASKSLGGKTPLAKDMKKVAVIRSTPKSPGSLKNRSPTPLAAAAPLPDLKNVRSKVGSTENMRHQPGGGRVQILDQKLDFSNVQSKCGSKDNIKHVPGGGKIQILDQKVDFSNVQARCGSKDNIKHTPGGGKVQILDQKLDLGNVQARCGSKDNIKYTPGGGKIQIVHKKLDFSTVQAKCGSKDNIRHKPGGGNIEIRSEKIEFKAQSKIGSLDNIGHVAGGGQKRIETHKLMFREQAKARTDHGAEIISLEESPQQLSTVSSSGSINMSDPPQLATLADEVSASLAKQGL; encoded by the exons ATGGACCAGCAGTACGATTCATTCAACAGCCACTCTAACCACTGCGACTCAGGCGATGCCATGGCGAACTCAGTCGCCGGCATGACCATCAACGACCGTCACCATGGGGAGCAGATGGAGAATGGCATCAGTCCAATGAAAG AAGGGTTGGTGGATTCTGCAGAAGCATATGGAGAAGCTCAGCCAGCATCTGCTCCTGCTGATTCAAATGGGCAGAGTG CCGGAGGTCCCACAG CTCAACCCAAGACCGACAATGACATTGAGAAGCGG ACACTCAAAGCACCTCCTGCCAAAGCTAGACTATCTTCCCAAAAAAGACCCTCCAACATTGTGAAAAATTCCTCTAGTGCTTTACCACCAGGGACAAAG gcTCCAGGAAGCAGGCCTTACGCTGCTGGTACGAAGATCCCTGCGATGACTCCACCTCAGTCAG TGAAAGTGGATCCGAAGAAACAAGTGAAAAATGGAAAAG AGTCTCCCAAGACACCTGAGGCAAGTGGCCAAAGTAGTCCTGGCACCCCTAAGTCACCGGCTAGCAAGTCTCTAGGTGGGAAAACCCCGCTAGCAAAAGATATGAAGAAAGTGGCAGTCATTCGCTCCACCCCTAAATCTCCCGGTTCGTTGAAGAACCGTTCTCCGACCCCCCTGGCTGCCGCCGCACCCCTGCCTGACCTGAAGAACGTGCGCTCTAAAGTTGGCTCAACTGAGAACATGAGACACCAGCCTGGAGGAGGCCGg GTCCAAATTCTTGATCAGAAGCTGGACTTTAGTAATGTTCAGTCTAAGTGTGGCTCCAAAGACAATATCAAACATGTACCCGGAGGTGGCAAA ATCCAGATTCTCGACCAGAAAGTGGACTTCAGTAATGTCCAAGCTCGATGTGGTTCTAAAGACAACATTAAGCATACGCCTGGAGGAGGCAAG GTTCAGATTCTGGATCAGAAGTTGGACTTAGGTAATGTGCAGGCTCGCTGTGGCTCCAAAGACAATATCAAATACACACCCGGAGGTGGCAAA ATCCAGATTGTTCACAAAAAGTTGGACTTTAGCACCGTTCAGGCGAAATGTGGCTCAAAAGATAACATCCGCCACAAACCAG GAGGTGGAAACATTGAGATCAGATCTGAGAAAATAGAATTCAAGGCGCAGTCGAAGATCGGCTCTCTAGACAACATCGGCCACGTGGCTGGAGGCGGTCAGAAAAGG ATTGAGACACATAAGCTGATGTTCCGGGAGCAGGCGAAGGCGCGGACTGACCACGGCGCTGAGATCATCTCCCTGGAAGAGTCTCCCCAGCAGCTCAGCACTGTTTCGTCCTCTGGCAGCATCAACATGTCTGACCCACCTCAGCTCGCCACCCTTGCGGATGAGGTGAGCGCGTCGTTGGCCAAGCAGGGCTTGTGA
- the mapta gene encoding microtubule-associated protein tau isoform X13, which produces MDQQYDSFNSHSNHCDSGDAMANSVAGMTINDRHHGEQMENGISPMKAQPKTDNDIEKRAPGSRPYAAGTKIPAMTPPQSVKVDPKKQVKNGKESPKTPEASGQSSPGTPKSPASKSLGGKTPLAKDMKKVAVIRSTPKSPGSLKNRSPTPLAAAAPLPDLKNVRSKVGSTENMRHQPGGGRVQILDQKLDFSNVQSKCGSKDNIKHVPGGGKIQILDQKVDFSNVQARCGSKDNIKHTPGGGKVQILDQKLDLGNVQARCGSKDNIKYTPGGGKIQIVHKKLDFSTVQAKCGSKDNIRHKPGGGNIEIRSEKIEFKAQSKIGSLDNIGHVAGGGQKRIETHKLMFREQAKARTDHGAEIISLEESPQQLSTVSSSGSINMSDPPQLATLADEVSASLAKQGL; this is translated from the exons ATGGACCAGCAGTACGATTCATTCAACAGCCACTCTAACCACTGCGACTCAGGCGATGCCATGGCGAACTCAGTCGCCGGCATGACCATCAACGACCGTCACCATGGGGAGCAGATGGAGAATGGCATCAGTCCAATGAAAG CTCAACCCAAGACCGACAATGACATTGAGAAGCGG gcTCCAGGAAGCAGGCCTTACGCTGCTGGTACGAAGATCCCTGCGATGACTCCACCTCAGTCAG TGAAAGTGGATCCGAAGAAACAAGTGAAAAATGGAAAAG AGTCTCCCAAGACACCTGAGGCAAGTGGCCAAAGTAGTCCTGGCACCCCTAAGTCACCGGCTAGCAAGTCTCTAGGTGGGAAAACCCCGCTAGCAAAAGATATGAAGAAAGTGGCAGTCATTCGCTCCACCCCTAAATCTCCCGGTTCGTTGAAGAACCGTTCTCCGACCCCCCTGGCTGCCGCCGCACCCCTGCCTGACCTGAAGAACGTGCGCTCTAAAGTTGGCTCAACTGAGAACATGAGACACCAGCCTGGAGGAGGCCGg GTCCAAATTCTTGATCAGAAGCTGGACTTTAGTAATGTTCAGTCTAAGTGTGGCTCCAAAGACAATATCAAACATGTACCCGGAGGTGGCAAA ATCCAGATTCTCGACCAGAAAGTGGACTTCAGTAATGTCCAAGCTCGATGTGGTTCTAAAGACAACATTAAGCATACGCCTGGAGGAGGCAAG GTTCAGATTCTGGATCAGAAGTTGGACTTAGGTAATGTGCAGGCTCGCTGTGGCTCCAAAGACAATATCAAATACACACCCGGAGGTGGCAAA ATCCAGATTGTTCACAAAAAGTTGGACTTTAGCACCGTTCAGGCGAAATGTGGCTCAAAAGATAACATCCGCCACAAACCAG GAGGTGGAAACATTGAGATCAGATCTGAGAAAATAGAATTCAAGGCGCAGTCGAAGATCGGCTCTCTAGACAACATCGGCCACGTGGCTGGAGGCGGTCAGAAAAGG ATTGAGACACATAAGCTGATGTTCCGGGAGCAGGCGAAGGCGCGGACTGACCACGGCGCTGAGATCATCTCCCTGGAAGAGTCTCCCCAGCAGCTCAGCACTGTTTCGTCCTCTGGCAGCATCAACATGTCTGACCCACCTCAGCTCGCCACCCTTGCGGATGAGGTGAGCGCGTCGTTGGCCAAGCAGGGCTTGTGA
- the mapta gene encoding microtubule-associated protein tau isoform X10: MDQQYDSFNSHSNHCDSGDAMANSVAGMTINDRHHGEQMENGISPMKEGLVDSAEAYGEAQPASAPADSNGQSAGGPTAQPKTDNDIEKRAPGSRPYAAGTKIPAMTPPQSVKVDPKKQVKNGKESPKTPEASGQSSPGTPKSPASKSLGGKTPLAKDMKKVAVIRSTPKSPGSLKNRSPTPLAAAAPLPDLKNVRSKVGSTENMRHQPGGGRVQILDQKLDFSNVQSKCGSKDNIKHVPGGGKIQILDQKVDFSNVQARCGSKDNIKHTPGGGKVQILDQKLDLGNVQARCGSKDNIKYTPGGGKIQIVHKKLDFSTVQAKCGSKDNIRHKPGGGNIEIRSEKIEFKAQSKIGSLDNIGHVAGGGQKRIETHKLMFREQAKARTDHGAEIISLEESPQQLSTVSSSGSINMSDPPQLATLADEVSASLAKQGL; encoded by the exons ATGGACCAGCAGTACGATTCATTCAACAGCCACTCTAACCACTGCGACTCAGGCGATGCCATGGCGAACTCAGTCGCCGGCATGACCATCAACGACCGTCACCATGGGGAGCAGATGGAGAATGGCATCAGTCCAATGAAAG AAGGGTTGGTGGATTCTGCAGAAGCATATGGAGAAGCTCAGCCAGCATCTGCTCCTGCTGATTCAAATGGGCAGAGTG CCGGAGGTCCCACAG CTCAACCCAAGACCGACAATGACATTGAGAAGCGG gcTCCAGGAAGCAGGCCTTACGCTGCTGGTACGAAGATCCCTGCGATGACTCCACCTCAGTCAG TGAAAGTGGATCCGAAGAAACAAGTGAAAAATGGAAAAG AGTCTCCCAAGACACCTGAGGCAAGTGGCCAAAGTAGTCCTGGCACCCCTAAGTCACCGGCTAGCAAGTCTCTAGGTGGGAAAACCCCGCTAGCAAAAGATATGAAGAAAGTGGCAGTCATTCGCTCCACCCCTAAATCTCCCGGTTCGTTGAAGAACCGTTCTCCGACCCCCCTGGCTGCCGCCGCACCCCTGCCTGACCTGAAGAACGTGCGCTCTAAAGTTGGCTCAACTGAGAACATGAGACACCAGCCTGGAGGAGGCCGg GTCCAAATTCTTGATCAGAAGCTGGACTTTAGTAATGTTCAGTCTAAGTGTGGCTCCAAAGACAATATCAAACATGTACCCGGAGGTGGCAAA ATCCAGATTCTCGACCAGAAAGTGGACTTCAGTAATGTCCAAGCTCGATGTGGTTCTAAAGACAACATTAAGCATACGCCTGGAGGAGGCAAG GTTCAGATTCTGGATCAGAAGTTGGACTTAGGTAATGTGCAGGCTCGCTGTGGCTCCAAAGACAATATCAAATACACACCCGGAGGTGGCAAA ATCCAGATTGTTCACAAAAAGTTGGACTTTAGCACCGTTCAGGCGAAATGTGGCTCAAAAGATAACATCCGCCACAAACCAG GAGGTGGAAACATTGAGATCAGATCTGAGAAAATAGAATTCAAGGCGCAGTCGAAGATCGGCTCTCTAGACAACATCGGCCACGTGGCTGGAGGCGGTCAGAAAAGG ATTGAGACACATAAGCTGATGTTCCGGGAGCAGGCGAAGGCGCGGACTGACCACGGCGCTGAGATCATCTCCCTGGAAGAGTCTCCCCAGCAGCTCAGCACTGTTTCGTCCTCTGGCAGCATCAACATGTCTGACCCACCTCAGCTCGCCACCCTTGCGGATGAGGTGAGCGCGTCGTTGGCCAAGCAGGGCTTGTGA
- the mapta gene encoding microtubule-associated protein tau isoform X1 produces the protein MDQQYDSFNSHSNHCDSGDAMANSVAGMTINDRHHGEQMENGISPMKDVADDCASGGYGEDWQDLGTRGFLDQSIPEEGEEEEEEKEEHFLMTSWSGPSKHLHRGPVSPDRTRSLSLESELPVSFLIRSSALEDLTAVGDKITESESVSVPEEYLREPCKDSTERGHNDGEQTLMDQQKDTPSMSTSHCPNGDLSVDPSCVHTDGGATPDQDFVNDALHAQGHMQCLSSVSATDPYLVPHKDHSDLDEDHPVSLETEGNEAVPPLMDSNGSPVTSYGSPGRKSRVPVSQFKAQPKTDNDIEKRTLKAPPAKARLSSQKRPSNIVKNSSSALPPGTKAPGSRPYAAGTKIPAMTPPQSVKVDPKKQVKNGKESPKTPEASGQSSPGTPKSPASKSLGGKTPLAKDMKKVAVIRSTPKSPGSLKNRSPTPLAAAAPLPDLKNVRSKVGSTENMRHQPGGGRVQILDQKLDFSNVQSKCGSKDNIKHVPGGGKIQILDQKVDFSNVQARCGSKDNIKHTPGGGKVQILDQKLDLGNVQARCGSKDNIKYTPGGGKIQIVHKKLDFSTVQAKCGSKDNIRHKPGGGNIEIRSEKIEFKAQSKIGSLDNIGHVAGGGQKRIETHKLMFREQAKARTDHGAEIISLEESPQQLSTVSSSGSINMSDPPQLATLADEVSASLAKQGL, from the exons ATGGACCAGCAGTACGATTCATTCAACAGCCACTCTAACCACTGCGACTCAGGCGATGCCATGGCGAACTCAGTCGCCGGCATGACCATCAACGACCGTCACCATGGGGAGCAGATGGAGAATGGCATCAGTCCAATGAAAG ATGTAGCAGATGACTGCGCATCAGGAGGTTATGGTGAAGATTGGCAAGACCTGGGGACTCGAGGCTTTTTAGACCAGAGTATTccagaagaaggagaagaagaagaagaagaaaaagaagaacattttCTGATGACTAGCTGGAGTGGCCCTTCTAAGCATCTGCACCGTGGACCGGTCAGCCCTGATCGCACCAGGAGCCTGTCCCTGGAGAGCGAGCTTCCTGTGTCCTTCTTAATTCGCAGTTCGGCGCTGGAAGATCTCACAGCCGTCGGGGATAAGATCACAGAAAGTGAGAGTGTCTCTGTTCCTGAAGAATATCTTCGAGAACCCTGCAAGGACTCCACTGAGAGAGGTCATAACGATGGGGAACAAACCTTGATGGATCAACAGAAAGATACACCAAGTATGAGCACCTCGCATTGTCCCAATGGTGATTTATCAGTGGATCCGAGCTGTGTACACACCGATGGAGGCGCTACACCTGATCAGGACTTTGTCAATGATGCTCTGCACGCACAAGGTCACATGCAGTGTCTCAGTTCAGTCTCAGCGACAGACCCTTACTTGGTACCGCATAAAGATCACAGTGATTTAGATGAAGATCATCCTGTAAGTCTAGAGACAGAAGGAAACGAAGCCGTTCCTCCTTTGATGGACTCGAACGGTTCTCCAGTCACATCCTACGGCTCACCGGGTAGAAAATCTCGTGTACCCGTATCTCAGTTCAAAG CTCAACCCAAGACCGACAATGACATTGAGAAGCGG ACACTCAAAGCACCTCCTGCCAAAGCTAGACTATCTTCCCAAAAAAGACCCTCCAACATTGTGAAAAATTCCTCTAGTGCTTTACCACCAGGGACAAAG gcTCCAGGAAGCAGGCCTTACGCTGCTGGTACGAAGATCCCTGCGATGACTCCACCTCAGTCAG TGAAAGTGGATCCGAAGAAACAAGTGAAAAATGGAAAAG AGTCTCCCAAGACACCTGAGGCAAGTGGCCAAAGTAGTCCTGGCACCCCTAAGTCACCGGCTAGCAAGTCTCTAGGTGGGAAAACCCCGCTAGCAAAAGATATGAAGAAAGTGGCAGTCATTCGCTCCACCCCTAAATCTCCCGGTTCGTTGAAGAACCGTTCTCCGACCCCCCTGGCTGCCGCCGCACCCCTGCCTGACCTGAAGAACGTGCGCTCTAAAGTTGGCTCAACTGAGAACATGAGACACCAGCCTGGAGGAGGCCGg GTCCAAATTCTTGATCAGAAGCTGGACTTTAGTAATGTTCAGTCTAAGTGTGGCTCCAAAGACAATATCAAACATGTACCCGGAGGTGGCAAA ATCCAGATTCTCGACCAGAAAGTGGACTTCAGTAATGTCCAAGCTCGATGTGGTTCTAAAGACAACATTAAGCATACGCCTGGAGGAGGCAAG GTTCAGATTCTGGATCAGAAGTTGGACTTAGGTAATGTGCAGGCTCGCTGTGGCTCCAAAGACAATATCAAATACACACCCGGAGGTGGCAAA ATCCAGATTGTTCACAAAAAGTTGGACTTTAGCACCGTTCAGGCGAAATGTGGCTCAAAAGATAACATCCGCCACAAACCAG GAGGTGGAAACATTGAGATCAGATCTGAGAAAATAGAATTCAAGGCGCAGTCGAAGATCGGCTCTCTAGACAACATCGGCCACGTGGCTGGAGGCGGTCAGAAAAGG ATTGAGACACATAAGCTGATGTTCCGGGAGCAGGCGAAGGCGCGGACTGACCACGGCGCTGAGATCATCTCCCTGGAAGAGTCTCCCCAGCAGCTCAGCACTGTTTCGTCCTCTGGCAGCATCAACATGTCTGACCCACCTCAGCTCGCCACCCTTGCGGATGAGGTGAGCGCGTCGTTGGCCAAGCAGGGCTTGTGA
- the mapta gene encoding microtubule-associated protein tau isoform X2 — protein MDQQYDSFNSHSNHCDSGDAMANSVAGMTINDRHHGEQMENGISPMKDVADDCASGGYGEDWQDLGTRGFLDQSIPEEGEEEEEEKEEHFLMTSWSGPSKHLHRGPVSPDRTRSLSLESELPVSFLIRSSALEDLTAVGDKITESESVSVPEEYLREPCKDSTERGHNDGEQTLMDQQKDTPSMSTSHCPNGDLSVDPSCVHTDGGATPDQDFVNDALHAQGHMQCLSSVSATDPYLVPHKDHSDLDEDHPVSLETEGNEAVPPLMDSNGSPVTSYGSPGRKSRVPVSQFKAQPKTDNDIEKRTLKAPPAKARLSSQKRPSNIVKNSSSALPPGTKAPGSRPYAAGTKIPAMTPPQSVKVDPKKQVKNGKESPKTPEASGQSSPGTPKSPASKSLGGKTPLAKDMKKVAVIRSTPKSPGSLKNRSPTPLAAAAPLPDLKNVRSKVGSTENMRHQPGGGRVQILDQKLDFSNVQSKCGSKDNIKHVPGGGKIQILDQKVDFSNVQARCGSKDNIKHTPGGGKVQILDQKLDLGNVQARCGSKDNIKYTPGGGKIQIVHKKLDFSTVQAKCGSKDNIRHKPGGGNIEIRSEKIEFKAQSKIGSLDNIGHVAGGGQKRREKARGAGTPLNEGSLSPDPSDPTTPSSISVSPEPILLSNPQIKIEESMENSRRLRHIS, from the exons ATGGACCAGCAGTACGATTCATTCAACAGCCACTCTAACCACTGCGACTCAGGCGATGCCATGGCGAACTCAGTCGCCGGCATGACCATCAACGACCGTCACCATGGGGAGCAGATGGAGAATGGCATCAGTCCAATGAAAG ATGTAGCAGATGACTGCGCATCAGGAGGTTATGGTGAAGATTGGCAAGACCTGGGGACTCGAGGCTTTTTAGACCAGAGTATTccagaagaaggagaagaagaagaagaagaaaaagaagaacattttCTGATGACTAGCTGGAGTGGCCCTTCTAAGCATCTGCACCGTGGACCGGTCAGCCCTGATCGCACCAGGAGCCTGTCCCTGGAGAGCGAGCTTCCTGTGTCCTTCTTAATTCGCAGTTCGGCGCTGGAAGATCTCACAGCCGTCGGGGATAAGATCACAGAAAGTGAGAGTGTCTCTGTTCCTGAAGAATATCTTCGAGAACCCTGCAAGGACTCCACTGAGAGAGGTCATAACGATGGGGAACAAACCTTGATGGATCAACAGAAAGATACACCAAGTATGAGCACCTCGCATTGTCCCAATGGTGATTTATCAGTGGATCCGAGCTGTGTACACACCGATGGAGGCGCTACACCTGATCAGGACTTTGTCAATGATGCTCTGCACGCACAAGGTCACATGCAGTGTCTCAGTTCAGTCTCAGCGACAGACCCTTACTTGGTACCGCATAAAGATCACAGTGATTTAGATGAAGATCATCCTGTAAGTCTAGAGACAGAAGGAAACGAAGCCGTTCCTCCTTTGATGGACTCGAACGGTTCTCCAGTCACATCCTACGGCTCACCGGGTAGAAAATCTCGTGTACCCGTATCTCAGTTCAAAG CTCAACCCAAGACCGACAATGACATTGAGAAGCGG ACACTCAAAGCACCTCCTGCCAAAGCTAGACTATCTTCCCAAAAAAGACCCTCCAACATTGTGAAAAATTCCTCTAGTGCTTTACCACCAGGGACAAAG gcTCCAGGAAGCAGGCCTTACGCTGCTGGTACGAAGATCCCTGCGATGACTCCACCTCAGTCAG TGAAAGTGGATCCGAAGAAACAAGTGAAAAATGGAAAAG AGTCTCCCAAGACACCTGAGGCAAGTGGCCAAAGTAGTCCTGGCACCCCTAAGTCACCGGCTAGCAAGTCTCTAGGTGGGAAAACCCCGCTAGCAAAAGATATGAAGAAAGTGGCAGTCATTCGCTCCACCCCTAAATCTCCCGGTTCGTTGAAGAACCGTTCTCCGACCCCCCTGGCTGCCGCCGCACCCCTGCCTGACCTGAAGAACGTGCGCTCTAAAGTTGGCTCAACTGAGAACATGAGACACCAGCCTGGAGGAGGCCGg GTCCAAATTCTTGATCAGAAGCTGGACTTTAGTAATGTTCAGTCTAAGTGTGGCTCCAAAGACAATATCAAACATGTACCCGGAGGTGGCAAA ATCCAGATTCTCGACCAGAAAGTGGACTTCAGTAATGTCCAAGCTCGATGTGGTTCTAAAGACAACATTAAGCATACGCCTGGAGGAGGCAAG GTTCAGATTCTGGATCAGAAGTTGGACTTAGGTAATGTGCAGGCTCGCTGTGGCTCCAAAGACAATATCAAATACACACCCGGAGGTGGCAAA ATCCAGATTGTTCACAAAAAGTTGGACTTTAGCACCGTTCAGGCGAAATGTGGCTCAAAAGATAACATCCGCCACAAACCAG GAGGTGGAAACATTGAGATCAGATCTGAGAAAATAGAATTCAAGGCGCAGTCGAAGATCGGCTCTCTAGACAACATCGGCCACGTGGCTGGAGGCGGTCAGAAAAGG AGAGAAAAAGCCCGAGGTGCAGGCACGCCCCTAAACGAGGGCTCACTCTCCCCAGACCCCAGTGACCCCACCACCCCATCATCCATCAGTGTCTCCCCAGAACCCATCCTCCTCAGCAACCCCCAGATAAAGATTGAAGAATCCA TGGAAAACAGCAGGAG ATTGAGACACATAAGCTGA
- the mapta gene encoding microtubule-associated protein tau isoform X3 translates to MDQQYDSFNSHSNHCDSGDAMANSVAGMTINDRHHGEQMENGISPMKDVADDCASGGYGEDWQDLGTRGFLDQSIPEEGEEEEEEKEEHFLMTSWSGPSKHLHRGPVSPDRTRSLSLESELPVSFLIRSSALEDLTAVGDKITESESVSVPEEYLREPCKDSTERGHNDGEQTLMDQQKDTPSMSTSHCPNGDLSVDPSCVHTDGGATPDQDFVNDALHAQGHMQCLSSVSATDPYLVPHKDHSDLDEDHPVSLETEGNEAVPPLMDSNGSPVTSYGSPGRKSRVPVSQFKAQPKTDNDIEKRTLKAPPAKARLSSQKRPSNIVKNSSSALPPGTKAPGSRPYAAGTKIPAMTPPQSVKVDPKKQVKNGKESPKTPEASGQSSPGTPKSPASKSLGGKTPLAKDMKKVAVIRSTPKSPGSLKNRSPTPLAAAAPLPDLKNVRSKVGSTENMRHQPGGGRVQILDQKLDFSNVQSKCGSKDNIKHVPGGGKIQILDQKVDFSNVQARCGSKDNIKHTPGGGKVQILDQKLDLGNVQARCGSKDNIKYTPGGGKIQIVHKKLDFSTVQAKCGSKDNIRHKPGGGNIEIRSEKIEFKAQSKIGSLDNIGHVAGGGQKRREKARGAGTPLNEGSLSPDPSDPTTPSSISVSPEPILLSNPQIKIEESN, encoded by the exons ATGGACCAGCAGTACGATTCATTCAACAGCCACTCTAACCACTGCGACTCAGGCGATGCCATGGCGAACTCAGTCGCCGGCATGACCATCAACGACCGTCACCATGGGGAGCAGATGGAGAATGGCATCAGTCCAATGAAAG ATGTAGCAGATGACTGCGCATCAGGAGGTTATGGTGAAGATTGGCAAGACCTGGGGACTCGAGGCTTTTTAGACCAGAGTATTccagaagaaggagaagaagaagaagaagaaaaagaagaacattttCTGATGACTAGCTGGAGTGGCCCTTCTAAGCATCTGCACCGTGGACCGGTCAGCCCTGATCGCACCAGGAGCCTGTCCCTGGAGAGCGAGCTTCCTGTGTCCTTCTTAATTCGCAGTTCGGCGCTGGAAGATCTCACAGCCGTCGGGGATAAGATCACAGAAAGTGAGAGTGTCTCTGTTCCTGAAGAATATCTTCGAGAACCCTGCAAGGACTCCACTGAGAGAGGTCATAACGATGGGGAACAAACCTTGATGGATCAACAGAAAGATACACCAAGTATGAGCACCTCGCATTGTCCCAATGGTGATTTATCAGTGGATCCGAGCTGTGTACACACCGATGGAGGCGCTACACCTGATCAGGACTTTGTCAATGATGCTCTGCACGCACAAGGTCACATGCAGTGTCTCAGTTCAGTCTCAGCGACAGACCCTTACTTGGTACCGCATAAAGATCACAGTGATTTAGATGAAGATCATCCTGTAAGTCTAGAGACAGAAGGAAACGAAGCCGTTCCTCCTTTGATGGACTCGAACGGTTCTCCAGTCACATCCTACGGCTCACCGGGTAGAAAATCTCGTGTACCCGTATCTCAGTTCAAAG CTCAACCCAAGACCGACAATGACATTGAGAAGCGG ACACTCAAAGCACCTCCTGCCAAAGCTAGACTATCTTCCCAAAAAAGACCCTCCAACATTGTGAAAAATTCCTCTAGTGCTTTACCACCAGGGACAAAG gcTCCAGGAAGCAGGCCTTACGCTGCTGGTACGAAGATCCCTGCGATGACTCCACCTCAGTCAG TGAAAGTGGATCCGAAGAAACAAGTGAAAAATGGAAAAG AGTCTCCCAAGACACCTGAGGCAAGTGGCCAAAGTAGTCCTGGCACCCCTAAGTCACCGGCTAGCAAGTCTCTAGGTGGGAAAACCCCGCTAGCAAAAGATATGAAGAAAGTGGCAGTCATTCGCTCCACCCCTAAATCTCCCGGTTCGTTGAAGAACCGTTCTCCGACCCCCCTGGCTGCCGCCGCACCCCTGCCTGACCTGAAGAACGTGCGCTCTAAAGTTGGCTCAACTGAGAACATGAGACACCAGCCTGGAGGAGGCCGg GTCCAAATTCTTGATCAGAAGCTGGACTTTAGTAATGTTCAGTCTAAGTGTGGCTCCAAAGACAATATCAAACATGTACCCGGAGGTGGCAAA ATCCAGATTCTCGACCAGAAAGTGGACTTCAGTAATGTCCAAGCTCGATGTGGTTCTAAAGACAACATTAAGCATACGCCTGGAGGAGGCAAG GTTCAGATTCTGGATCAGAAGTTGGACTTAGGTAATGTGCAGGCTCGCTGTGGCTCCAAAGACAATATCAAATACACACCCGGAGGTGGCAAA ATCCAGATTGTTCACAAAAAGTTGGACTTTAGCACCGTTCAGGCGAAATGTGGCTCAAAAGATAACATCCGCCACAAACCAG GAGGTGGAAACATTGAGATCAGATCTGAGAAAATAGAATTCAAGGCGCAGTCGAAGATCGGCTCTCTAGACAACATCGGCCACGTGGCTGGAGGCGGTCAGAAAAGG AGAGAAAAAGCCCGAGGTGCAGGCACGCCCCTAAACGAGGGCTCACTCTCCCCAGACCCCAGTGACCCCACCACCCCATCATCCATCAGTGTCTCCCCAGAACCCATCCTCCTCAGCAACCCCCAGATAAAGATTGAAGAATCCA ATTGA